One Owenweeksia hongkongensis DSM 17368 genomic region harbors:
- the fumC gene encoding class II fumarate hydratase, which translates to MDYRIEKDTMGEVKVPADKLWGAQTERSRNNFKIGPSASMPLEVVYGFAYLKKAAAHANCELGVLETEKRDLISQACDEILAGKHDDQFPLVIWQTGSGTQSNMNANEVIANRAHQLAGKVIGEGEKTIAPNDDVNKSQSSNDTFPTGMHIACYKMVVEKTIPGVEKLRDTLQAKAEKYKDVVKIGRTHLMDATPLTVGQEFSGYVSQLNHGLKALRNTLEHLAELALGGTAVGTGLNTPAGYDVLVAKKIAEFTGLPFITAENKFEALAAHDAIVETHGALKQLAVSLNKIANDIRMMASGPRSGIGELIIPANEPGSSIMPGKVNPTQAEAITMVCAQVMGNDVAITVGGTQGHYELNVFKPMMAYNLLQSAELIGDACVSFNDHCAVGIEPNYKTIETLLNNSLMLVTALNTKIGYYKAAEIANTAHQNGTTLKEEAINLGYVTAEQYDEWVRPENMVGSLK; encoded by the coding sequence ATGGATTACAGAATTGAGAAGGATACCATGGGCGAGGTAAAAGTACCTGCCGATAAACTTTGGGGAGCACAAACCGAAAGATCTAGAAACAACTTTAAAATTGGACCTTCGGCTTCTATGCCGCTTGAAGTTGTATATGGCTTTGCTTATTTGAAAAAAGCTGCAGCACATGCCAACTGTGAGCTGGGTGTGTTGGAAACCGAAAAAAGAGATTTGATTTCTCAGGCTTGTGATGAAATCCTGGCAGGAAAACATGATGATCAGTTTCCTTTGGTAATCTGGCAAACGGGTTCGGGTACTCAAAGCAATATGAATGCTAACGAGGTGATTGCAAACCGTGCTCATCAATTGGCCGGAAAGGTAATTGGCGAAGGAGAAAAAACCATCGCTCCTAATGATGATGTGAACAAATCTCAGTCGAGCAATGATACTTTCCCAACAGGGATGCACATTGCCTGCTACAAGATGGTGGTTGAGAAAACCATCCCAGGAGTAGAAAAACTAAGAGACACACTTCAAGCGAAAGCGGAGAAGTATAAAGATGTGGTGAAAATTGGCCGTACCCACTTGATGGACGCTACACCACTAACTGTTGGACAAGAATTTTCGGGTTACGTTTCTCAGCTAAACCACGGACTTAAAGCACTTAGAAATACTTTGGAGCACCTTGCTGAGTTGGCTTTGGGCGGTACTGCTGTAGGTACAGGTTTGAATACGCCTGCTGGTTATGATGTGTTGGTAGCTAAAAAGATTGCTGAGTTTACCGGCCTTCCTTTTATTACTGCAGAAAATAAATTTGAAGCACTAGCTGCACACGATGCTATTGTGGAAACACATGGTGCATTGAAACAGCTAGCTGTGTCTCTAAACAAAATTGCTAATGACATTCGAATGATGGCTTCTGGTCCTCGCTCGGGAATTGGTGAGTTGATCATTCCAGCAAATGAGCCGGGAAGTAGCATTATGCCAGGAAAAGTAAACCCAACTCAAGCTGAGGCGATCACAATGGTGTGTGCGCAGGTTATGGGTAATGATGTTGCTATTACTGTAGGTGGTACACAAGGACATTATGAGCTGAATGTATTTAAGCCAATGATGGCCTACAATCTTTTACAAAGTGCTGAGCTGATTGGCGATGCTTGTGTGTCTTTCAATGATCATTGTGCCGTAGGTATTGAGCCGAATTACAAAACCATTGAGACATTGCTTAACAATAGCCTTATGTTGGTGACAGCATTAAACACCAAAATCGGTTATTACAAAGCTGCTGAAATTGCCAACACCGCTCATCAAAATGGAACTACTCTTAAGGAGGAAGCTATTAATCTAGGTTACGTTACCGCTGAGCAGTATGACGAGTGGGTACGTCCTGAAAATATGGTTGGGTCGCTGAAGTAG
- a CDS encoding SdpI family protein produces MRTGPKNFIFFSSIICSLIFVGISIPLVNRNIGPNKFYGIRIDKAFESDAIWYDVNEYGGWAMIVAAAIILLGNILLFFFGKNLKVGAYTGIFVAILLSSLFAASGITSYYASQL; encoded by the coding sequence ATGCGAACAGGTCCAAAAAACTTTATTTTTTTCAGCTCCATCATCTGCAGTTTGATATTTGTTGGCATTTCTATTCCATTGGTAAATAGAAACATTGGCCCCAATAAATTTTACGGAATCCGCATTGATAAAGCTTTTGAGAGCGATGCCATATGGTATGATGTAAATGAATATGGCGGTTGGGCAATGATTGTTGCTGCGGCTATTATCCTTTTAGGAAACATCTTGCTTTTTTTCTTTGGTAAAAACTTGAAGGTAGGAGCTTACACTGGTATTTTTGTGGCCATTTTGCTGAGCAGCCTTTTTGCCGCCTCAGGCATCACATCGTATTACGCATCACAGTTGTAG
- a CDS encoding M23 family metallopeptidase, with protein sequence MKTRVFQKFTFIVTIIFLAQSCGRNSLSFLAGKQSAYEEYSGKLDRAGLYKTSVGLAWQASGSQSLVEALESDVPFAFSTLFRAKEVKAVAWKFNLPRGQSIKLSMDFNAKDSSLVFADIFEESGLNNVGWFTSEDGSYSFESKKSQTYILRIQPELFAEGNLTLTVEKAPTYAVFPIYGKDASSVQSFWGAPRGGGARKHEGIDIFAARGTPVLAPVDGVVSSVRDRGLGGKQVWLRDAERGFNLYFAHLDSQLVSFGQRLKAGDTLGLVGNTGNARFTPPHLHFGIYSGGAFDPFPMVDNRNQKAEISDLNVDDFVLNIKGAKANFRNKPTTKSDILNTLENGNPVKVIGAQGSWYRVETPNLQEGYIHASLVGAIKSEALEAKDLWVWSNPFQNPSDSLLINGELAKVGEFEGFAMLTDDYKNVYYSRVER encoded by the coding sequence ATGAAAACGAGAGTCTTCCAGAAATTTACTTTTATAGTTACCATTATTTTTTTAGCTCAATCATGTGGGCGAAATTCCTTGAGTTTCCTTGCGGGAAAACAGTCAGCCTATGAAGAATACAGTGGCAAGCTAGATAGAGCTGGACTTTATAAAACTAGTGTAGGTTTAGCATGGCAGGCCTCAGGCAGTCAGTCTTTGGTAGAAGCACTGGAAAGTGATGTGCCTTTTGCCTTTTCAACTTTATTCAGGGCCAAAGAAGTAAAAGCAGTTGCCTGGAAATTCAATTTACCTCGCGGTCAAAGTATCAAGTTGTCAATGGATTTTAATGCTAAAGATTCCAGCTTGGTGTTTGCTGATATTTTTGAGGAATCAGGTTTGAATAATGTTGGTTGGTTTACCTCGGAAGATGGTTCCTATTCTTTTGAATCTAAAAAAAGCCAAACCTACATTTTGAGAATTCAGCCCGAGCTTTTTGCTGAAGGTAACCTTACCCTTACGGTGGAGAAAGCGCCAACCTATGCGGTATTTCCTATTTATGGTAAAGATGCCAGCTCAGTTCAAAGTTTTTGGGGAGCACCTCGCGGTGGAGGAGCAAGAAAACATGAAGGCATCGACATTTTTGCCGCCCGTGGAACTCCGGTATTAGCTCCCGTAGATGGTGTTGTAAGCTCGGTTCGGGATAGAGGCTTGGGCGGTAAGCAAGTTTGGCTTCGTGATGCCGAGCGTGGATTCAATCTTTATTTTGCGCACTTAGATTCGCAGTTGGTAAGTTTTGGGCAAAGGCTAAAAGCAGGAGATACTTTGGGCCTGGTAGGGAATACAGGTAATGCACGCTTCACCCCGCCCCATCTTCATTTTGGGATTTATTCTGGTGGTGCCTTCGACCCTTTTCCTATGGTGGATAATCGAAATCAAAAAGCGGAAATTTCTGATTTGAATGTTGATGATTTTGTGTTGAACATAAAAGGAGCTAAAGCTAATTTTAGAAATAAGCCAACTACCAAGTCTGACATATTAAACACATTGGAAAATGGAAATCCTGTAAAAGTGATTGGTGCCCAAGGAAGCTGGTATCGGGTGGAAACGCCTAACCTGCAGGAAGGTTATATTCACGCATCTTTGGTTGGAGCCATTAAAAGTGAAGCTCTGGAAGCGAAAGATTTATGGGTTTGGAGCAATCCTTTTCAAAACCCAAGCGACTCCCTTTTGATAAATGGCGAATTGGCCAAGGTTGGGGAGTTTGAAGGTTTTGCCATGCTCACCGATGATTATAAGAATGTGTATTACTCAAGAGTGGAGAGGTAG
- a CDS encoding bifunctional GNAT family N-acetyltransferase/carbon-nitrogen hydrolase family protein: protein MESQEMKIELRNLQVEDYRDLKAAMEKAYTDYDDDPWRLKDIQLLLEKFPEGQICVCVNDKVVGCALSIVVDYDKYGDNHTYEQIVGNYTFNTHDSDGDVLYGIEVFVHPEYRGMRLARRLYDARKEICESFNLRSIIFGGRMSRYSKHKEEYTPKQYIENVKSNSVHDPVLNFQFSNGFHVKKLIRNYLPDDEASHDYAALMEWNNIYYEAKEKVINQTKSVVRIGLVQWQMREMRSFEQLVEYMDYFIDAVSEYQSDFILFPELFNAPLMQAYNHMGVSQAIRELASYTEPLRDMLLEKAVSYNINIISGSMPHLRDDKLYNITYLCRRDGTWDSYDKIHITPSEKEAWGMQGGSRIKTFDTDAGKIGILVCYDVEFPELSRIYANEGMQILFVPFLTDTQNGYMRVRNCSMARAIENECYVAIAGSVGNLPKVSNMDMQYAQSAVFTPSDFAFPTNCIKAETTPNTEMTIVADVDMDLLKELHNHGSVRTLTDRRGDLYEVVWKGEGSNG from the coding sequence ATGGAATCACAAGAAATGAAAATCGAATTGCGCAATCTTCAAGTTGAAGATTATCGTGATTTGAAGGCTGCGATGGAAAAAGCATACACTGATTATGATGATGATCCGTGGCGCTTAAAGGATATTCAGCTGCTTTTGGAAAAATTTCCGGAAGGGCAGATTTGCGTTTGTGTGAATGATAAGGTGGTGGGCTGCGCGCTTTCCATAGTTGTGGATTATGATAAATATGGAGACAATCATACCTACGAGCAGATTGTGGGCAATTACACTTTTAATACTCACGACTCTGATGGCGATGTGCTTTATGGAATAGAGGTATTTGTGCACCCAGAGTATCGCGGTATGCGCTTGGCGCGAAGACTATACGATGCACGTAAGGAAATCTGCGAAAGCTTCAATTTACGCAGTATCATTTTTGGCGGACGAATGAGCCGTTATTCAAAGCATAAAGAAGAATATACGCCAAAGCAGTATATCGAAAATGTGAAGAGTAATAGCGTTCACGACCCTGTTCTGAACTTCCAGTTTTCAAATGGCTTTCACGTGAAAAAGCTAATCAGAAATTACCTGCCGGATGATGAGGCTAGCCATGATTATGCGGCTTTGATGGAGTGGAACAACATTTATTACGAGGCCAAAGAAAAGGTGATTAATCAGACCAAATCTGTGGTGAGGATTGGTTTGGTACAATGGCAAATGCGTGAGATGCGCTCCTTTGAGCAGTTGGTAGAATACATGGATTACTTTATAGATGCGGTAAGCGAGTATCAAAGTGATTTTATCCTTTTTCCTGAATTGTTCAATGCTCCGCTGATGCAGGCGTATAATCATATGGGGGTTTCACAGGCCATCAGAGAGTTGGCATCTTACACGGAACCTTTGCGTGATATGCTGCTGGAAAAAGCAGTGAGCTACAATATCAATATCATTTCGGGAAGTATGCCGCACTTGCGTGATGATAAATTGTACAACATTACATACCTCTGCAGGCGTGATGGTACCTGGGATTCGTATGATAAAATTCACATTACACCTTCTGAAAAAGAAGCTTGGGGAATGCAGGGAGGAAGTCGTATAAAAACCTTTGACACCGATGCCGGAAAGATTGGGATCCTGGTTTGCTATGATGTGGAGTTCCCTGAACTAAGCCGAATATATGCCAATGAAGGGATGCAAATTCTGTTTGTTCCTTTCCTTACCGATACCCAAAATGGCTACATGCGTGTAAGAAATTGCAGTATGGCGCGTGCTATTGAAAATGAGTGCTATGTGGCTATTGCTGGTTCGGTTGGAAACCTACCAAAAGTGAGTAACATGGATATGCAGTATGCTCAGTCAGCTGTGTTTACACCAAGCGATTTTGCTTTTCCTACCAACTGTATAAAAGCAGAAACTACTCCCAACACTGAAATGACCATTGTGGCTGATGTAGATATGGATTTGCTAAAAGAGCTGCATAATCACGGTAGCGTGCGTACGCTTACTGATAGGAGAGGTGATCTGTATGAAGTAGTTTGGAAAGGAGAGGGGAGCAATGGTTAG
- a CDS encoding acyl carrier protein phosphodiesterase, with amino-acid sequence MNFLAHLLLSNNDDDIMVGNFIADSVRSAEYGQFKPEVVEGIKLHHKIDFFTDNHSIVEESKERLRPTQSKYSPVVVDILYDHFLAKNFDQYSDVPLEEFAANAYDLFNRRWDELPKGVQRILPYMENGNWLVNYGNRYGLERVFMGMSKRASFQNDMKAAVAQMFDDYDLFADEFARFFPELKNYVDGEIARIPWGIGR; translated from the coding sequence ATGAATTTTTTAGCACACCTTTTACTTTCCAATAATGACGATGATATTATGGTCGGCAATTTTATTGCTGATTCCGTAAGGAGTGCAGAGTATGGGCAGTTTAAGCCAGAGGTAGTAGAAGGCATTAAGCTGCATCACAAAATTGACTTTTTTACCGATAATCACTCGATAGTAGAAGAGAGTAAGGAGCGATTAAGACCAACACAAAGCAAGTATAGCCCTGTGGTAGTAGACATTTTGTACGATCATTTTTTGGCAAAAAACTTCGACCAATATTCTGATGTTCCTTTAGAGGAATTTGCGGCCAACGCTTATGACCTTTTTAATAGGCGTTGGGATGAATTGCCTAAAGGTGTCCAGCGCATTTTGCCCTATATGGAAAATGGAAATTGGCTGGTGAACTATGGCAACCGTTATGGGTTGGAAAGAGTATTCATGGGGATGAGTAAAAGAGCGTCTTTTCAAAATGATATGAAAGCTGCCGTTGCCCAAATGTTTGATGACTACGATTTATTTGCAGACGAATTTGCTCGCTTTTTTCCCGAACTTAAAAACTATGTTGACGGTGAAATCGCCCGAATACCATGGGGAATTGGTAGATGA
- the pssA gene encoding CDP-diacylglycerol--serine O-phosphatidyltransferase, giving the protein MKSFIPNLLTLANLACGLLAIVSIFSSDYKQAAILMAMSQVFDFFDGFAARLLKVHSELGKQLDSLADLVSFGVAPGFLVFKMFQMSYLSGEPSPDFLPYIALLIPLLSALRLAKFNIDTRQADYFIGMPTPANALFLYSIGLMGIYTDNETVQNIILHPFLLTAITIITSFLLVAELPLMSLKVKNTKWKENKGRIILLLGIVLLLVIFRFRALAFIIPFYLLLSLVFKPNKK; this is encoded by the coding sequence TTGAAAAGCTTCATTCCTAACTTACTTACACTTGCTAACCTTGCCTGCGGCTTGTTGGCCATCGTGTCCATTTTTTCTAGTGATTATAAACAGGCGGCCATCCTTATGGCTATGTCTCAGGTTTTTGACTTTTTTGACGGCTTTGCCGCTCGTCTTCTAAAAGTGCATTCCGAACTTGGAAAGCAGTTGGATTCATTGGCTGATTTGGTGAGTTTTGGGGTGGCTCCTGGTTTTTTGGTTTTCAAAATGTTTCAAATGTCTTACCTGAGCGGTGAGCCAAGCCCTGATTTTTTGCCCTACATAGCTTTGTTGATTCCCTTGCTTTCAGCTTTGCGATTGGCAAAATTTAATATTGATACTCGCCAGGCGGATTACTTTATTGGAATGCCTACTCCTGCAAACGCGCTGTTTTTGTACTCTATCGGCTTGATGGGAATTTATACAGACAATGAAACGGTTCAGAATATTATCCTTCACCCGTTTTTATTAACGGCCATTACCATCATCACATCATTTCTTTTGGTGGCTGAGCTTCCGCTGATGTCGCTAAAAGTGAAAAACACGAAGTGGAAAGAAAACAAAGGCCGGATTATACTCTTACTGGGAATAGTTTTGCTGCTGGTGATTTTCCGTTTTCGTGCATTGGCTTTTATCATTCCATTTTACTTGTTGCTGTCTTTGGTTTTTAAACCAAATAAGAAATAG
- a CDS encoding putative type IX sorting system protein PorV2, with product MKHLAPLLFLLPALAFGQARKYSNEFLNIGVDAKAFATSNAVIASVNDVTAAYWNPAGLANITDSWQGAAMHAEYFASIAQYDYIGFAAPIDDKSTIGISFIRFGVDDILNTTELIDNNGDVDYDRISKFSTADYALIGSYARKSEKIENLSYGGNVKIIYRHIGKFASAIGFGFDLGAQYKINKWEFGANLRDVTSTFNAWNINTEELEDVFQQTGNELPTENLELTIPSLLIGVGRQFQLNENYSLRTEVSAAFTFGGRENTLVSADFGNINPNFGVEVGYRNFVFLRGGVGNVVRAKEFTGATYYNVQPNMGIGFKYRGISIDYALSNIGSASGTLYSNIFSVKFNFADFKSS from the coding sequence TTGAAACACCTAGCGCCCCTATTATTTCTCTTGCCCGCCTTGGCCTTCGGTCAGGCTCGTAAATACAGTAACGAATTTTTAAATATTGGTGTAGATGCCAAAGCTTTTGCTACTAGCAACGCGGTAATTGCCAGCGTAAACGATGTAACGGCTGCCTACTGGAACCCTGCCGGGCTTGCCAATATCACCGACTCCTGGCAAGGTGCAGCGATGCATGCCGAATATTTTGCAAGCATTGCTCAGTACGATTATATCGGCTTTGCAGCTCCTATTGATGACAAAAGCACTATCGGTATTTCTTTCATCCGTTTTGGGGTAGATGACATCCTCAATACCACCGAACTGATTGACAATAATGGCGATGTGGATTATGACCGCATCAGCAAATTCTCAACTGCCGATTACGCTCTGATTGGCTCTTACGCCCGCAAATCCGAAAAAATTGAAAACCTAAGTTATGGTGGTAATGTGAAAATCATTTACCGACACATCGGAAAATTTGCCAGCGCTATCGGTTTTGGTTTTGATCTTGGAGCTCAATATAAAATCAACAAATGGGAATTTGGTGCCAACCTGCGTGATGTTACCTCTACCTTCAATGCGTGGAATATAAATACCGAAGAACTTGAAGATGTTTTTCAACAAACCGGAAATGAACTACCCACCGAAAACCTGGAGCTTACCATCCCTAGTCTTTTGATTGGAGTTGGCCGTCAGTTTCAGCTCAACGAAAACTACAGCCTTAGGACTGAAGTTAGTGCAGCCTTCACTTTTGGAGGGCGTGAAAACACTTTAGTTTCTGCTGATTTCGGAAACATCAACCCCAATTTTGGAGTAGAAGTTGGCTATAGAAACTTTGTATTCTTACGAGGTGGTGTGGGCAATGTGGTTCGTGCCAAAGAGTTTACTGGCGCTACGTATTACAACGTTCAGCCCAACATGGGCATCGGTTTCAAATATCGAGGCATCTCTATAGATTATGCTTTATCCAACATCGGCAGCGCATCCGGCACACTTTACAGTAATATATTCTCGGTTAAATTTAACTTTGCTGACTTCAAAAGCAGCTAA
- the lnt gene encoding apolipoprotein N-acyltransferase, which translates to MFQRILYAILTSLLLWVAWPPNNITPLLFIAFIPILLLERNLSLSGEGGTGKKIFLYSWLAFGLWNIFTTWWLINAHWSGLLMTTLVNGALMALVITIFHFIKRKLGNQRGYIALPFLWICLEILHKNWDLSFPWLNLGNGFTENVEWIQWYEYTGAFGGTFWIWLVNLLLFSALTAFQKSKNWSSLALRLVLTIIPAVLVPIQLSHLRYSNYEEQGEEANIVVVQPSIDTYTEKNIMSNEEQAVKFLRLGNFEMDSTVDFLVGPEDLLTEGTYIDKLEETSPLKLYKAVVGQYPNLNIVSGATLLQHYSTTPTSPTAREYNNTEAWYDVYNSAIMINRYDSIPYYHKSKLVPGVEMMPFSSVLKPVLGNLISSMGGTSNGLGYQKSREVFTSADGQFKVAPLICWESDFGEYVTEYIRKGANLLFIITNDDWWDESPGYIQHLHYARLRAIENRRSIARSANTGVSCFINQRGDIIQPQPYKKPVAIKGVIKANTELTYYSKAGDVLGRVSLFISGFMLLFAFVKGYLKKVNSLAQR; encoded by the coding sequence ATGTTTCAAAGAATACTGTATGCCATCCTCACCTCACTATTACTGTGGGTAGCTTGGCCGCCCAATAATATTACTCCACTACTTTTTATTGCCTTTATCCCCATCCTCCTTTTGGAGCGCAATCTTTCCCTTTCGGGGGAAGGTGGCACCGGCAAAAAAATATTTCTCTATTCATGGCTAGCCTTTGGTCTTTGGAATATTTTCACCACCTGGTGGCTCATCAACGCACATTGGAGCGGGCTCTTAATGACCACTTTGGTAAACGGAGCTTTGATGGCTTTGGTTATTACCATCTTTCACTTTATCAAGCGAAAACTTGGAAACCAGCGCGGCTACATCGCTCTTCCTTTCCTTTGGATTTGCCTGGAAATACTTCATAAAAATTGGGACCTCAGCTTTCCTTGGCTCAATCTCGGCAACGGTTTTACCGAAAATGTAGAATGGATTCAATGGTATGAATATACCGGAGCCTTTGGCGGCACCTTTTGGATTTGGCTCGTAAACCTACTTCTTTTTTCTGCCCTGACAGCATTTCAAAAATCTAAAAACTGGAGCAGCCTTGCACTAAGGTTGGTGCTCACTATAATTCCCGCAGTTTTAGTTCCTATTCAGCTTTCGCACCTCAGATATTCTAATTATGAAGAACAGGGTGAAGAAGCCAACATAGTGGTAGTGCAGCCAAGCATTGACACCTACACCGAAAAAAATATAATGTCCAATGAAGAGCAAGCCGTTAAGTTTTTGCGCCTTGGTAATTTTGAGATGGACAGCACTGTTGACTTTTTGGTTGGCCCGGAAGACCTTTTGACCGAAGGCACTTATATTGACAAACTCGAGGAAACCTCCCCATTAAAATTGTATAAAGCGGTGGTCGGTCAATATCCCAATTTGAATATTGTAAGTGGCGCCACTCTGTTGCAGCATTACTCCACCACTCCTACCAGCCCCACCGCTCGCGAATACAACAATACTGAAGCTTGGTATGATGTGTACAATTCTGCAATCATGATTAATCGTTATGATTCCATTCCTTATTATCACAAATCAAAACTAGTGCCGGGTGTAGAAATGATGCCGTTTAGCAGCGTTCTAAAACCTGTTTTGGGCAACCTAATAAGCAGTATGGGCGGAACAAGCAATGGTCTTGGATACCAAAAAAGCCGTGAAGTTTTCACTTCTGCTGATGGCCAATTTAAGGTAGCTCCGCTTATTTGCTGGGAATCAGACTTTGGCGAATATGTGACTGAATATATACGCAAGGGTGCCAATCTTCTTTTCATTATCACTAATGATGACTGGTGGGACGAGTCTCCCGGTTACATTCAGCATTTGCATTACGCTCGTCTTCGCGCTATTGAAAATCGCAGAAGTATTGCCCGTTCGGCAAATACAGGCGTCAGTTGTTTTATCAACCAGCGTGGAGATATCATTCAGCCACAGCCTTATAAAAAGCCTGTTGCCATAAAAGGAGTAATCAAAGCTAACACAGAACTGACCTACTACTCAAAAGCCGGTGATGTACTTGGCCGAGTGAGTTTATTCATCAGTGGCTTTATGCTTCTATTTGCTTTTGTAAAGGGGTATTTGAAAAAGGTGAATAGTTTGGCGCAGCGTTAA
- a CDS encoding IS3 family transposase (programmed frameshift) encodes MSTRKGNGNFRSSPSVYSEAFKRQVVQEFESGLYTKASLKRKYGIAGNSCIDRWLKKYGKLSHANYLSIGRPMKDKDKQYIKELEAKLRKREKGLEAELRKKNAELSAYKQFISIAERELNISINKKVWHQAVQEIKTHFPLSTMELCRLFGYSKQAYYKRKMRSTPFAQHQNVLQSVQRIRQQLPRCGARKLQYMLNTAEASKGKKVGRDYLFSLLRNHGLLIGKRKKYHKTTNSKHWMRKYPNIIKELEIVRPEQVWVADITYLELEDEHQYLHLITDAYSKRIVGYELADNMRATTTIKALQRALNQREYQEKLIHNSDRGLQYSSAMYTKLLLDNKIGISMTEESDPYENAVAERVNVILKDEFGLDKVFTHSAQMKRQVDQSIALYNQLRPHLSIDMLAPNQAHK; translated from the exons ATGTCAACAAGAAAAGGAAATGGGAATTTCAGGTCATCCCCATCAGTATACAGCGAAGCGTTCAAGCGGCAGGTTGTACAGGAGTTTGAATCCGGGCTTTACACCAAAGCCAGTCTCAAGCGCAAGTATGGTATAGCAGGCAACTCCTGTATAGACAGGTGGTTAAAGAAGTATGGTAAATTGTCTCATGCAAACTACCTTAGTATAGGAAGACCGATGAAAGACAAGGACAAACAGTATATCAAAGAGCTGGAAGCAAAGCTTCGAAAACGCGAGAAAGGGCTGGAGGCGGAGTTGCGCAAGAAAAATGCGGAGTTGTCAGCCTATAAACAGTTTATATCTATAGCTGAGCGAGAGCTAAATATCAGTATTA ACAAAAAAGTCTGGCATCAAGCCGTCCAGGAAATAAAGACCCATTTCCCCTTGAGCACCATGGAACTGTGTCGACTGTTTGGTTACAGTAAGCAAGCGTATTATAAGCGAAAAATGCGTTCTACCCCTTTTGCACAACATCAAAATGTTTTACAGAGCGTGCAGCGGATCCGTCAACAACTGCCCCGTTGTGGAGCTCGTAAACTTCAGTATATGCTGAATACCGCTGAAGCGTCAAAAGGCAAAAAGGTGGGACGGGATTACCTGTTCAGCCTTTTACGAAACCATGGCTTGTTGATAGGGAAGCGCAAAAAATATCACAAGACCACCAACTCCAAACATTGGATGCGTAAGTATCCCAATATCATAAAAGAGCTGGAGATTGTAAGACCAGAACAGGTATGGGTTGCCGATATAACTTATCTAGAACTTGAAGATGAACATCAGTACCTACACCTAATTACAGATGCCTACTCTAAGCGTATAGTGGGCTATGAACTTGCTGATAATATGCGTGCTACCACCACCATTAAAGCTCTACAAAGGGCTTTGAACCAAAGAGAGTATCAGGAAAAGTTGATCCATAATTCCGATCGGGGCCTCCAGTACAGTAGCGCTATGTACACGAAACTACTGCTGGATAACAAAATTGGAATCAGCATGACGGAAGAATCCGATCCTTATGAAAATGCAGTGGCAGAAAGGGTAAATGTAATTTTGAAAGACGAGTTCGGCCTGGATAAAGTATTTACCCATAGCGCCCAAATGAAAAGACAAGTCGATCAGTCCATTGCTTTGTACAACCAACTTCGGCCTCACCTATCTATAGATATGCTTGCACCCAACCAGGCACATAAGTAG